CTCACCGGCCAGTACCTGTCGGGCACGCGCAAGATCGAAGTGCCGAAGCACCGCACCGCGTGGCTGCCCGTCGTGAACAAGCCCGCGTTCAACGAAGGCAAGAAGGCCTCGCGCTTTCCGCCGAGCCCCGCGGCCGAACGCCGCGCCGCACGCGAGGCCGCCCACCTGGCCACGCAGACCGATCTGCAGGAAATTCGCGTCGTCGGCGCCACCGGCAACAACCTGAAGAACGTGAGCGTGGCCTTCCCTGTCGGCCTGCTGACCTGCGTGACGGGCGTCTCGGGCTCGGGCAAGTCGACGCTGGTGAACGACACGCTCTACACGGCAGTGGCGCGCACGCTGTACCGCGCGCACGAAGAACCGGCTGCGCACGAATCGGTCGAGGGCATCGAGTATTTCGACAAGGTCATCAACGTCGACCAGAGCCCCATCGGTCGCACGCCGCGCAGCAACCCGGCCACCTACACGGGACTGTTCACGCCCATCCGCGAGCTGATGGCCGAGACCAACACCGCGCGCGAGCGCGGCTACGGCCCGGGCCGCTTCAGCTTCAACGTGGCGGGCGGGCGCTGCGAGGCCTGCCAGGGCGACGGCGTGGTGAAGGTCGAGATGCACTTCCTGCCCGACGTGTACGTGCCCTGCGAGGTCTGCCACGGCCAGCGCTACAACCGCGAGACGCTCGAAGTGCTCTACAAGGGCAAGAACATCGCGCAGATCCTCGAGATGACGGTCGAGACCGCGCACGAATTCCTGAAGGCCGTGCCCACCATCGAACGCAAGCTGCGCACCCTGCTCGACGTGGGCCTGAGCTACATCAAGCTGGGCCAGTCGGCCACAACGCTGTCGGGCGGCGAGGCGCAGCGCGTGAAGCTCGCGCTGGAGCTCAGCAAGCGCGACACCGGCCGCACGCTGTACATCCTCGACGAACCGACCACCGGCCTGCATTTCGCCGACATCGAGCTGCTGCTGAAGGTGCTGCACCAATTGCGCGACGCGGGCAACACCATCGTCGTGATCGAGCACAACCTCGACGTCATCAAGACGGCCGACTGGCTCATCGACATGGGTCCTGAAGGCGGTGCCGGCGGCGGCATGGTGGTGGGCGAAGGCACGCCGGAAAGCATCGCGGCGAACGAGGCGAGCCACACGGGGCGCTACCTGAAGCGGCTGCTGTAGCCGCTTCTCGTCATCAACCTCAGGTCGTCGTCTGCACGTGCAGGCGGCTGGTCTTGCAACGGTGGAGCGCGCGGTAGTGCTCCAGCGGCCGGCCGTTGGCGCCGTAGGCGATCGATTCGATTCGCAGCAGCGGCTCGGGCTGCGGCAGGTTGAGCAGCTGGCAGGTCTCGGCGTCTGGCAGCACCGCATCGATCCAGCGTTCGGCGCGCACCAGGCGCAGGCCGTACTGGCGGCGCAGCACGTCGTAGAGCGAGCGGTCGTCCAGGCGCGTGCGGTGCAGGCCCGGCGCAAGGTCTGCGGGCACCACCGTTTCGACCAGCAGGCGCAGCTCGCCATCGACACTGCGCAGGCGCTTCAGCGCGACAACTTGCGTGTCGTCACTCAAGCCGAGCGACGCAGCTTCCTGCTCGGTGGGCGCGCGCAGCTCCTGCGTGAGGATCTGCGTGCGCACCGAGCGGCCTTTGCGCTCCATCTCGTCGGAGAAGCCGAGCACGGTCGAGACGAAGTCCTCGTCGCGTTCGCGTGCTGACACGAAGGCGCCGCGACCCTTGATTTTGTAGATAAGGTTGTTGCGCACCAGGTCGGCCAGCGCCTCGCGCACCACGATGCGCGAGATGCCGAACTGCTCGCCGAGCTCGGCTTCGGACGGCAGCTTGGCGCCGATGGGCAGCGCGCCCTGCAGGATCTGCAGGCGAAGCGCATCGCGGAACTGGGCCCACAGGGGCGACTCGGAGTCGCGGTCGAGCACGGTCGAAGTTTCGGTCGAAGAGTTCACGTTGAGGGCTGGCCCAAGGCCTGAGGAGTCATCAATGATGCATCGAAAGACGGCGGCGCATCGGCCACCACCGGCGAAAGCCGCACGCCGTGGCGCTCGCGCAGGGCGGCGGAGCACGCTTGCAGTTCGTGATGCGCCTGCGCTGCGTCCCAGCCGAGCGCCTCGGCTGCGATGCCAGCCATCTCGGCCAGCGCGGCATCGGTGACGAGCCCGCGAATCGCCAGCAGCGTGCGGCGGATCACGAGGTCGTCGAGATGGACCACGCCGGTTTCGAGGCAGAGGTACGAAAGCTCGGCAACCGAGTAGTCGGGCGCGTGCTGCAGCGGCACGTCGCCCGAGACACCGAGGCGCTGCGCCAGCGGCAGCGCCTTCGATCCGTAGCGGCGCAGCAGCACCTGTGCGCGCGTGCGGCCCAGGCCGGAGGTGGCAACCATGCGATCGACGAAGCGCTCCGTCGCCTGTGCATCGGCAGGCAGCTCCGCACCGCCGCCGATGGGCAGCAGTTCGGTCGATGCGGTGCGCGGGCGGCCCAGCTGCTGCAGCACTTCGTTGGTGGCTTCTTCCGCGAGCGCACGGAAGGTCGTCCACTTGCCGCCGACGAGGCCGACGATGGGAATGTCGCGCGTCGCGTTCGGTGGGTCGAGCACCACCGAGTGGTCGCGCGAGATCTGGCCGGGCTTGTCGGCATCGGAGCGTGCGAGCGGCCGTACGCCGACATACGTGTACACCACGTCGCCGCGGCCGAAGGACAGGTTCGGGAACACCTCGGCCAGCACGTCGAGCAGGTAGTCGACCTCTTCGGGCTCCGTGCCGATCTGGTCGGGGTCGTCCACCGGAATGTCGGTGGAGCCCACCAGCACGCGGTCGAGAAAGGGATAGACGATGCACACGCGCCCGTCCACCGCCTCGAAATAAGCCATGCGGCCTTCGAGCGCATCGCGCAGCGCGGGATGGTCGAGCACGAGGTGCGAGCCCTTGGTGCCCATCACGCGCGAGCCTGCGCCGCCGAGCACAGCGGTGCTCCGGTCGAGCCACGCACCGCTGGCATTCACCACGGTGTCGGCCGTCACGCGCACCAGCGCGCCGGTGATCTCGTCGCGCAGCGTGAGGATGTTGCCCGCGCAACCCATCACGCGGCAGTAGTTGGCGGCGGCCGAGCGCGGCTGGTCGCGGCAGGCGTCGCCGATGAGTTCGAGGATCAGCCATTCGGGGTGGCTGATCCATGCATCGAAGAAGGTGGCAGTCCAGCGCACCGCAGCGCGGAACAGGCTTCGGTCGTTCTGCGGCACGCGGCTGATGCGGTGATTGGGCATCACGCGCTGGCGACGGCCCAGCAGGTCGTACAGGCGCAGGCCCGCCGCCACGGCCAGCAGGCCGCGCGTGCGCTGCGGCGGTGTGCGGCCGAAGAACTTGAGCGCGCTGCTCATCAGCCCGCCGAAGAAGCTCGACAACGGCACCACCGTCTTCAGCGGCTGCACCAGGTGCGGCGCATTGCGCAGCAGCAGGTTGCGCTCGCGCGTGGCTTCGGCCACCAGCGAGAAGCTGCCGTTCTCCAGGTAGCGCAGGCCGCCGTGGATCATGCGCGAGGGCGCGCTGCTGGCGCCCGCGCTGAAGTCTCCCTTGTCGACGATGAGGCAGTCGACGCGCTGCAGGCACAGGTCGCGGAACACGCCCACGCCGTTGATGCCGGCACCGACGATGACTGTCGAGAAGTGGCGGTCAGCCAAAGAAGCCGGACGCACGAAGGGCAGTTGCCAGGCGCTCATTTCGCAGCTCCCGACAGATGGGAAAACACAGGAGACATGGTGTCGATCAGTTCGTTGAAGCCGGCGTTGAAATCGGCATGAGCGCGCGCCTCGATGGCATCGGGTTCGACCGTGTCACAGGGCGCGAGCAATGCGCTGCCCTGCGCGGTGTGGTCGATGCCTTGCGACATGGCGGCGTAGATGGCGGCACCACGCGCGCCGGTTTCGTCGTCGGCGCAGCGTTCGACCGGATGAGCCAGGAAGCCGGCGAGCAAACGCACGAGGCGCGTGTCGCTCGCACCGCCGCCGAGCACGGTCGATGCGGACACGGGCAGGCCGCAGGCTGCAAGGCGCGCTGTGTGCCGCGCGTGCAGCGCGGCGACCGAATCGACCACCGCGCGCGCCATGTCGCCGCGCGTGTGGTGGCTCTTGAGCCCGACGAAGCCCGCCGTCACGCCGCCACCGCCGTTGACGAAGGGCAGGAAGCGCAGGCCGCCCGCCCCCAGCGGCACCGACATCGCCAAATCGACGACAGCGCGCGAATCGGCCAGCCCGAGCACCCCGGCCAGCCATGCGATGTTGGCCATCGACGACGGGCTGTTCTCCATGTAGAGCCGCTTGTCCTCGCGGCCGAAGTTCACGACGGCGGCAACGTCGGGCTTGGGCTCAATCACCGGGCCGATCACCGCGTTCACGCACCAGGTGCCGAAGACCGACACCGCACGGGCGCGTCCTTCCGCGCAGATCGCGGTCATCGAGGCGAGCAGGTCGATGGCGCCCATCGCCACGGGGATGCCGGCGGGCAGGCCACACAGAGCGGCTTCAGAAGGCCGCAGCTTGCCGACGACCTCGCCGCTCGGCAACAGCGGCCCGAAAACGTGCGGGCCGAGGTCCGCGATGCCTGAGGCATCGAAGGCCGCCTGCGACCACGTGCCCGTTGCGATCGACACCAGCCCGGCAGTGCTCGCATCGCTGGCATCGGTCGCGATCTCGCCTGTCAGCAGAAAGCCGAGATAGTCCTTCGCGAACAGCAGCCGGCGCACCGCGCCGCGCTGCACGGCATCGGTGCCCAGCAGTTCGGCCGCGATCACGGTGGGCTGGCCCGGCCACGGCCTGCAGCCCACATCCGCAAACAGCGTCTCGCCATGGCCCAGCGAGAGCGAACGCGCACGCGCATCGGCGCGCTGGTCGGTCGAGGCCACGGCCCGTCCGCCCACGAGTTCATTGCGCGCATCGAGCGCATAGAGCCCCGCGCCGTGGCCCGTGCAGCCGATGGCGCGGACCTCGGCCACGCGGGCGCCGAGCTGGTGGGCGACATCGCGCAGCACATGGGTCAGGGCCGCGCGAATGGCTGTCGCGCTCACTTCGCATCCCCCTCCAGGCAGCCGGTCGTGCGGCAGTGGCATTCGGGACAAGGCGATGGAGCGGCCGCTCCCGGCTTCGAGGGCCAGGGCTTTCAGGCTGCTCGACCCCATGTCGATGCCGATCAGTATGTTTGGCTTCATGTCATAACAGCTTCGGCGGAATAAAAGCGCGTTGCCAGTAGCGTTTCCCCTAGTTATCCTGTCAAACGGGCAGCGCGTACATTCTATCCTGTCATAACAACTGTCGTGACACAGAGGATCAAAGCGCTGCCCTGAAAAGCAGCATCGCAAGCTGAGCCCACCCAACGTGAGGAGACAAAAAATGAGGCGTAATTTCCTGAAGTCCGCCGCGGCAGCCGGCATCGGCCTGGCCGGCGCCAGCGCATTCGCGCAGCAGCAGGCCGCGGCACCCGCCGCGGGCGGCGGACTGCGCGGCAACCCCAGCGACGTTTACGTGATGAACGTGATGGTGTCGGGGGTCGAGTACTGGTTTCCCGTCTACGAAATGATGAAGCAGCTCGGCCGCACGCTGGGCGTTCGCACCCGCTACACCGGCACGCCGGAGTACGACGTGAACAAGCAGCTCGCATCGTTCGAGCAGGAACTGGCGCGCAAGCCCGCCGGCATCCTGCTGCACCCGATGAACCCCGACCCGTTCATCGAGCCCATCAACCGCGCGGCGGCGATGGGCATCCCGGTCGTCACCTTCGCGGCCGACTCG
This is a stretch of genomic DNA from Variovorax paradoxus. It encodes these proteins:
- a CDS encoding GntR family transcriptional regulator; this translates as MNSSTETSTVLDRDSESPLWAQFRDALRLQILQGALPIGAKLPSEAELGEQFGISRIVVREALADLVRNNLIYKIKGRGAFVSARERDEDFVSTVLGFSDEMERKGRSVRTQILTQELRAPTEQEAASLGLSDDTQVVALKRLRSVDGELRLLVETVVPADLAPGLHRTRLDDRSLYDVLRRQYGLRLVRAERWIDAVLPDAETCQLLNLPQPEPLLRIESIAYGANGRPLEHYRALHRCKTSRLHVQTTT
- a CDS encoding glycerol-3-phosphate dehydrogenase/oxidase, which encodes MSAWQLPFVRPASLADRHFSTVIVGAGINGVGVFRDLCLQRVDCLIVDKGDFSAGASSAPSRMIHGGLRYLENGSFSLVAEATRERNLLLRNAPHLVQPLKTVVPLSSFFGGLMSSALKFFGRTPPQRTRGLLAVAAGLRLYDLLGRRQRVMPNHRISRVPQNDRSLFRAAVRWTATFFDAWISHPEWLILELIGDACRDQPRSAAANYCRVMGCAGNILTLRDEITGALVRVTADTVVNASGAWLDRSTAVLGGAGSRVMGTKGSHLVLDHPALRDALEGRMAYFEAVDGRVCIVYPFLDRVLVGSTDIPVDDPDQIGTEPEEVDYLLDVLAEVFPNLSFGRGDVVYTYVGVRPLARSDADKPGQISRDHSVVLDPPNATRDIPIVGLVGGKWTTFRALAEEATNEVLQQLGRPRTASTELLPIGGGAELPADAQATERFVDRMVATSGLGRTRAQVLLRRYGSKALPLAQRLGVSGDVPLQHAPDYSVAELSYLCLETGVVHLDDLVIRRTLLAIRGLVTDAALAEMAGIAAEALGWDAAQAHHELQACSAALRERHGVRLSPVVADAPPSFDASLMTPQALGQPST
- a CDS encoding FGGY family carbohydrate kinase; the protein is MKPNILIGIDMGSSSLKALALEAGSGRSIALSRMPLPHDRLPGGGCEVSATAIRAALTHVLRDVAHQLGARVAEVRAIGCTGHGAGLYALDARNELVGGRAVASTDQRADARARSLSLGHGETLFADVGCRPWPGQPTVIAAELLGTDAVQRGAVRRLLFAKDYLGFLLTGEIATDASDASTAGLVSIATGTWSQAAFDASGIADLGPHVFGPLLPSGEVVGKLRPSEAALCGLPAGIPVAMGAIDLLASMTAICAEGRARAVSVFGTWCVNAVIGPVIEPKPDVAAVVNFGREDKRLYMENSPSSMANIAWLAGVLGLADSRAVVDLAMSVPLGAGGLRFLPFVNGGGGVTAGFVGLKSHHTRGDMARAVVDSVAALHARHTARLAACGLPVSASTVLGGGASDTRLVRLLAGFLAHPVERCADDETGARGAAIYAAMSQGIDHTAQGSALLAPCDTVEPDAIEARAHADFNAGFNELIDTMSPVFSHLSGAAK